The sequence AAGACTGTGCGTGAGGCCGTAGCGGGTCGGGCTAAGGTCTTAGCAGGTACAGGCTCTAACTCTACGTCTGAGGCCATTGAGGCCACCTGCCATGCCTACGACCTAGGATTAGACGGGTCGTTGCAGGTAGTACCTTACTACAACAAACCTCCCCAAGAGGGGCTTTATCTGCACTTTAGCCAGATTGCGGCGGCGGTGCCCGACCTGCCAATTATGCTGTACAACATCCCGGGACGTACCGGTTGTGGCCTGGCGGTAGAAACCATTGCCCGCCTAGCAGAAATATCGAATATAGTGGCTATTAAGGAGGCCAGTGGAAGTTTAGACCAAGCCAGTCAGGTCAGGTACCATACCCCTGCCGAATTTGGCATCTACTCTGGGGATGATTCGTTGACCCTGCCAATGCTCGCCGTGGGCGGCTGTGGGGTTGTGAGCGTTGCTAGCCATCTGGTTGGCCCTCAGATTCAAGCTATGGTGCAGGCCTACGAAGCCGGAAATACCCGGTTGGCCACAAAAATTCACTTGCAGTTGTTACCTTTGTTTAAGGTACTGTTTGTTACGACTAACCCAGTGCCGTTAAAAGTGGCTTTGGTTCAGCAAGGATGGCCAGTGGGTGCAGTGCGATCGCCCCTGTGTATGCCTGACGAGTCGGTGAGTACTGCGATCGCAGATGTGCTTCAGCAGCTCTCAAATAC is a genomic window of Nodosilinea sp. E11 containing:
- the dapA gene encoding 4-hydroxy-tetrahydrodipicolinate synthase gives rise to the protein MTYFGRVLTAMVTPFSEDGSVDYAVAERLADHLVSNGSDGLVVCGTTGESPTLSWQEEYQLFKTVREAVAGRAKVLAGTGSNSTSEAIEATCHAYDLGLDGSLQVVPYYNKPPQEGLYLHFSQIAAAVPDLPIMLYNIPGRTGCGLAVETIARLAEISNIVAIKEASGSLDQASQVRYHTPAEFGIYSGDDSLTLPMLAVGGCGVVSVASHLVGPQIQAMVQAYEAGNTRLATKIHLQLLPLFKVLFVTTNPVPLKVALVQQGWPVGAVRSPLCMPDESVSTAIADVLQQLSNTGILAPTL